From a single Bemisia tabaci chromosome 10, PGI_BMITA_v3 genomic region:
- the LOC109033375 gene encoding phenoloxidase-activating factor 2 has translation MALIYVLVCISMNVLLVTGQKKDDSVHNRDNIDDLLAEVYGTSSTESSLGQDHNGQDHNGQDHNMPQQGCECVPYYQCNDKNNTFNTDGVDLIDIRIRDGPCVSYMDVCCAERTVDPEHPDVHPVTSPKTPTHPYERSGCGHRNEEGIGFRITGATNNEAQFGEFPWMVAILKEEPCNCNSSHMLNVYQCGGSLISPAVVLTAAHCVYQKQAESLKIRAGEWDTQTKSELFPHYDRRVRNIILHEQYYAGALHNDVALLILDEPLEYKENIDVTCLPHQDESFDEHDCFATGWGKDVFGKEGKYQVILKKVQLPTVHRTQCQAALRETRLGAHFKLHESFICAGGERGKDTCKGDGGSPLVCPIRSRPGYYAQAGIVAWGIGCGEDGTPGVYVNVAKFRNWIDNKIEQHHLDTSAYSYS, from the exons ATGGCGTTAATATACGTACTGGTTTGTATCTCAATGAACGTGCTCCTGGTGACGGGACAAAAGAAGGACGACAGCGTGCATAATAGGGACAACATTGATGACCTCCTTGCCGAGGTATACGGAACTTCATCAACCGAGAGTTCGCTGGGTCAAGATCATAATGGGCAAGATCATAATGGTCAAGATCATAATATGCCCCAACAAGGTTGCGAGTGCGTCCCCTACTACCAGTGCAACGACAAGAACAACACCTTTAACACGGATGGCGTCGATCTTATTGATATCAG GATCAGAGACGGGCCGTGCGTGAGCTACATGGACGTCTGCTGCGCGGAGCGGACGGTGGACCCGGAGCACCCGGACGTCCACCCGGTGACGTCGCCGAAGACCCCGACGCACCCGTACGAGCGGAGCGGCTGCGGGCACCGCAACGAGGAGGGCATCGGGTTCCGGATCACGGGGGCGACCAACAACGAGGCCCAGTTCGGCGAGTTCCCGTGGATGGTGGCCATCCTCAAGGAGGAGCCCTGCAACTGCAACTCCAGCCACATGCTCAACGTCTACCAGTGCGGCGGCTCCCTCATCAGCCCCGCCGTTGTCCTCACCGCCGCCCACTGCGTTTACCA GAAACAAGCGGAGTCGCTGAAAATTCGCGCGGGTGAATGGGACACACAGACGAAGAGTGAACTTTTCCCTCACTACGACCGCCGCGTGCGGAACATAATCCTCCACGAGCAGTACTACGCCGGCGCCCTCCACAACGACGTGGCTCTCCTCATCCTGGACGAGCCCCTCGAGTATAAGGAGAACATCGACGTCACGTGCCTACCTCACCAGGACGAGAGCTTCGACGAGCACGACTGCTTCGCCACCGGCTGGGGCAAAGATGTATTCG gcAAAGAGGGAAAATACCAGGTGATCTTGAAGAAGGTGCAGCTCCCAACAGTGCACCGAACCCAGTGCCAAGCAGCTCTGAGAGAAACGAGACTTGGAGCACACTTTAAACTTCATGAAAGTTTCATCTGCGCCGGAGGAGAGCGAGGAAAAGACACTTGCAAG gGAGACGGTGGTAGCCCTCTGGTGTGCCCGATCCGGTCCCGGCCGGGGTACTACGCGCAAGCCGGAATCGTTGCTTGGGGCATCGGCTGCGGCGAGGACGGCACTCCTGGTGTCTACGTCAACGTCGCCAAATTCCGAAACTGGATCGATAACAAAATCGAACAGCACCACTTGGACACCTCCGCGTACTCTTACTCGTAA